One stretch of Zingiber officinale cultivar Zhangliang chromosome 6B, Zo_v1.1, whole genome shotgun sequence DNA includes these proteins:
- the LOC121990332 gene encoding protein HAIKU1-like has translation MDPSLGINKQSKQIRKPSPPPPPQQIYNISKNDFRAVVQQLTGSPSRDHLRPQPPPRPRPPSSRLLKIRPPPLSPIATPPHPNPNPNPNLRAPAWASSPVSAYMRYLESTLLGPASSSRHRPPPPFPSPPPLALLSPRLIMSPNSFLSPSLSGYLNLLSPRSPYPLISPGFQYPPPPVFSLLPHPETLGAGTGGHGLPAPPSPGFFFFPQSPSGFLPTQSPRWRD, from the coding sequence ATGGATCCATCGCTCGGTATCAACAAGCAGAGCAAGCAAATCCGCAAGCCCTCGCCTCCTCCTCCGCCGCAGCAGATATACAATATCAGCAAGAACGACTTCCGCGCCGTCGTCCAGCAACTCACCGGCTCCCCCTCCCGCGACCACCTCCGCCCCCAGCCCCCGCCTCGTCCGCGCCCTCCCAGCTCCCGCCTACTCAAGATCCGCCCTCCCCCGCTCTCCCCAATCGCCACTCCACCGcaccctaaccctaaccctaaccctaacctcCGCGCTCCTGCCTGGGCTTCCTCCCCTGTCTCCGCCTACATGCGCTACCTCGAGAGCACCCTCCTCGGCCCCGCCTCCTCTTCTCGCCATCGCCCCCCGCCGCCCTTCCCCTCCCCGCCACCCCTAGCACTGCTGTCGCCGAGATTGATAATGAGTCCAAACTCGTTCCTTTCCCCTTCTCTGAGTGGATACCTAAATCTCTTATCTCCGAGGTCGCCGTATCCCTTGATTTCTCCGGGGTTCCAGTACCCTCCGCCGCCGGTCTTCTCTCTGTTGCCCCATCCGGAAACATTGGGAGCTGGAACGGGGGGGCATGGCCTTCCGGCCCCGCCTTCTCCcgggttcttcttcttcccccaGTCGCCCTCGGGCTTCCTACCAACTCAGAGCCCTAGATGGAGAGATTAG
- the LOC121992790 gene encoding DNA repair protein RAD51 homolog 3-like isoform X1 — protein sequence MSASIAMAESSRSGAHALLDGAQTAWDMLSEEQMQKPITTGCEELDTILGGGIQCKAVTEIGGIPGIGKTQLGIQLAVNVQIPVQYGGLGGKAVYIDTEGSFMVERAHQIIEGCIADLFEKFEHRKQSLVCPYILQPNSFLANIFYFRVCSYTEQIAAVNYLEKFLEEHKDVKIIVVDSITFHFRRDFDDLAMRTRVLGGMSSKLMRFTKKHNLAVVLLNQVTTKFVDGSFQLTLALGDSWSHACTNRIILYWNGNERHAYIDKSPSLRSASAPFQVTSKGIRNVTSNCKRVRMM from the exons ATGTCTGCTTCGATCGCTATGGCAGAGAGCAGTAGATCCGGCGCTCATGCGCTTCTCGATG GAGCCCAAACGGCTTGGGATATGCTTTCAGAGGAGCAAATGCAGAAACCTATCACTACGGGTTGTGAGGAACTTGATACAATACTTGGAGGTGGAATACAGTGCAAAGCAGTAACTGAAATTG GAGGAATTCCAGGAATTGGTAAAACACAACTTGG GATTCAGCTAGCAGTCAATGTCCAAATTCCTGTTCAATATGGTGGTCTTGGTGGAAAGGCAGTTTACATAG ATACAGAAGGCAGCTTCATGGTTGAACGTGCACACCAAATTATTGAAGGATGCATTGctgatttatttgaaaaatttgaGCATAGGAAGCAGTCTTTAGTGTGCCCATACATATTGCAACCTAACAGCTTCCTGGCTAATATATTCTACTTCCGCGTCTGCAGTTATACTGAGCAAATTGCAGCTGTTAACTATTTGGAGAAATTTCTTGAAGAACATAAAGAT GTGAAGATAATTGTTGTGGACAGCATCACTTTTCATTTTCGTCGAGATTTTGATGATTTGGCTATGAGAACTAGAGTACTTGGAGGGATGTCATCGAAGCTGATGCGATTTACAAAGAAGCATAACTTGGCT GTTGTTTTGCTGAATCAAGTTACAACAAAGTTTGTGGATGGCTCATTTCAGTTGACTCTTGCTCTTG GTGATAGTTGGTCTCATGCATGCACCAATCGGATCATTCTATACTGGAATGGTAATGAACGACACGCATATATCGATAAGTCTCCATCTCTTCGATCAGCCTCCGCACCCTTCCAGGTTACAAGTAAAGGTATTCGAAATGTCACTTCAAATTGCAAGCGTGTCAGGATGATGTGA
- the LOC121992790 gene encoding DNA repair protein RAD51 homolog 3-like isoform X2 — translation MSASIAMAESSRSGAHALLDGAQTAWDMLSEEQMQKPITTGCEELDTILGGGIQCKAVTEIGGIPGIGKTQLGIQLAVNVQIPVQYGGLGGKAVYIDTEGSFMVERAHQIIEGCIADLFEKFEHRKQSLVCPYILQPNSFLANIFYFRVCSYTEQIAAVNYLEKFLEEHKDIIVVDSITFHFRRDFDDLAMRTRVLGGMSSKLMRFTKKHNLAVVLLNQVTTKFVDGSFQLTLALGDSWSHACTNRIILYWNGNERHAYIDKSPSLRSASAPFQVTSKGIRNVTSNCKRVRMM, via the exons ATGTCTGCTTCGATCGCTATGGCAGAGAGCAGTAGATCCGGCGCTCATGCGCTTCTCGATG GAGCCCAAACGGCTTGGGATATGCTTTCAGAGGAGCAAATGCAGAAACCTATCACTACGGGTTGTGAGGAACTTGATACAATACTTGGAGGTGGAATACAGTGCAAAGCAGTAACTGAAATTG GAGGAATTCCAGGAATTGGTAAAACACAACTTGG GATTCAGCTAGCAGTCAATGTCCAAATTCCTGTTCAATATGGTGGTCTTGGTGGAAAGGCAGTTTACATAG ATACAGAAGGCAGCTTCATGGTTGAACGTGCACACCAAATTATTGAAGGATGCATTGctgatttatttgaaaaatttgaGCATAGGAAGCAGTCTTTAGTGTGCCCATACATATTGCAACCTAACAGCTTCCTGGCTAATATATTCTACTTCCGCGTCTGCAGTTATACTGAGCAAATTGCAGCTGTTAACTATTTGGAGAAATTTCTTGAAGAACATAAAGAT ATAATTGTTGTGGACAGCATCACTTTTCATTTTCGTCGAGATTTTGATGATTTGGCTATGAGAACTAGAGTACTTGGAGGGATGTCATCGAAGCTGATGCGATTTACAAAGAAGCATAACTTGGCT GTTGTTTTGCTGAATCAAGTTACAACAAAGTTTGTGGATGGCTCATTTCAGTTGACTCTTGCTCTTG GTGATAGTTGGTCTCATGCATGCACCAATCGGATCATTCTATACTGGAATGGTAATGAACGACACGCATATATCGATAAGTCTCCATCTCTTCGATCAGCCTCCGCACCCTTCCAGGTTACAAGTAAAGGTATTCGAAATGTCACTTCAAATTGCAAGCGTGTCAGGATGATGTGA
- the LOC121992790 gene encoding DNA repair protein RAD51 homolog 3-like isoform X5, whose amino-acid sequence MSASIAMAESSRSGAHALLDGAQTAWDMLSEEQMQKPITTGCEELDTILGGGIQCKAVTEIGGIPGIGKTQLGILQDSASSQCPNSCSIWWSWWKGSLHSYTEQIAAVNYLEKFLEEHKDIIVVDSITFHFRRDFDDLAMRTRVLGGMSSKLMRFTKKHNLAVVLLNQVTTKFVDGSFQLTLALGDSWSHACTNRIILYWNGNERHAYIDKSPSLRSASAPFQVTSKGIRNVTSNCKRVRMM is encoded by the exons ATGTCTGCTTCGATCGCTATGGCAGAGAGCAGTAGATCCGGCGCTCATGCGCTTCTCGATG GAGCCCAAACGGCTTGGGATATGCTTTCAGAGGAGCAAATGCAGAAACCTATCACTACGGGTTGTGAGGAACTTGATACAATACTTGGAGGTGGAATACAGTGCAAAGCAGTAACTGAAATTG GAGGAATTCCAGGAATTGGTAAAACACAACTTGG AATTTTACAGGATTCAGCTAGCAGTCAATGTCCAAATTCCTGTTCAATATGGTGGTCTTGGTGGAAAGGCAGTTTACATAG TTATACTGAGCAAATTGCAGCTGTTAACTATTTGGAGAAATTTCTTGAAGAACATAAAGAT ATAATTGTTGTGGACAGCATCACTTTTCATTTTCGTCGAGATTTTGATGATTTGGCTATGAGAACTAGAGTACTTGGAGGGATGTCATCGAAGCTGATGCGATTTACAAAGAAGCATAACTTGGCT GTTGTTTTGCTGAATCAAGTTACAACAAAGTTTGTGGATGGCTCATTTCAGTTGACTCTTGCTCTTG GTGATAGTTGGTCTCATGCATGCACCAATCGGATCATTCTATACTGGAATGGTAATGAACGACACGCATATATCGATAAGTCTCCATCTCTTCGATCAGCCTCCGCACCCTTCCAGGTTACAAGTAAAGGTATTCGAAATGTCACTTCAAATTGCAAGCGTGTCAGGATGATGTGA
- the LOC121992790 gene encoding DNA repair protein RAD51 homolog 3-like isoform X4, with translation MSASIAMAESSRSGAHALLDGAQTAWDMLSEEQMQKPITTGCEELDTILGGGIQCKAVTEIGGIPGIGKTQLGILQDSASSQCPNSCSIWWSWWKGSLHSYTEQIAAVNYLEKFLEEHKDVKIIVVDSITFHFRRDFDDLAMRTRVLGGMSSKLMRFTKKHNLAVVLLNQVTTKFVDGSFQLTLALGDSWSHACTNRIILYWNGNERHAYIDKSPSLRSASAPFQVTSKGIRNVTSNCKRVRMM, from the exons ATGTCTGCTTCGATCGCTATGGCAGAGAGCAGTAGATCCGGCGCTCATGCGCTTCTCGATG GAGCCCAAACGGCTTGGGATATGCTTTCAGAGGAGCAAATGCAGAAACCTATCACTACGGGTTGTGAGGAACTTGATACAATACTTGGAGGTGGAATACAGTGCAAAGCAGTAACTGAAATTG GAGGAATTCCAGGAATTGGTAAAACACAACTTGG AATTTTACAGGATTCAGCTAGCAGTCAATGTCCAAATTCCTGTTCAATATGGTGGTCTTGGTGGAAAGGCAGTTTACATAG TTATACTGAGCAAATTGCAGCTGTTAACTATTTGGAGAAATTTCTTGAAGAACATAAAGAT GTGAAGATAATTGTTGTGGACAGCATCACTTTTCATTTTCGTCGAGATTTTGATGATTTGGCTATGAGAACTAGAGTACTTGGAGGGATGTCATCGAAGCTGATGCGATTTACAAAGAAGCATAACTTGGCT GTTGTTTTGCTGAATCAAGTTACAACAAAGTTTGTGGATGGCTCATTTCAGTTGACTCTTGCTCTTG GTGATAGTTGGTCTCATGCATGCACCAATCGGATCATTCTATACTGGAATGGTAATGAACGACACGCATATATCGATAAGTCTCCATCTCTTCGATCAGCCTCCGCACCCTTCCAGGTTACAAGTAAAGGTATTCGAAATGTCACTTCAAATTGCAAGCGTGTCAGGATGATGTGA
- the LOC121992790 gene encoding DNA repair protein RAD51 homolog 3-like isoform X3 — MLSEEQMQKPITTGCEELDTILGGGIQCKAVTEIGGIPGIGKTQLGIQLAVNVQIPVQYGGLGGKAVYIDTEGSFMVERAHQIIEGCIADLFEKFEHRKQSLVCPYILQPNSFLANIFYFRVCSYTEQIAAVNYLEKFLEEHKDVKIIVVDSITFHFRRDFDDLAMRTRVLGGMSSKLMRFTKKHNLAVVLLNQVTTKFVDGSFQLTLALGDSWSHACTNRIILYWNGNERHAYIDKSPSLRSASAPFQVTSKGIRNVTSNCKRVRMM; from the exons ATGCTTTCAGAGGAGCAAATGCAGAAACCTATCACTACGGGTTGTGAGGAACTTGATACAATACTTGGAGGTGGAATACAGTGCAAAGCAGTAACTGAAATTG GAGGAATTCCAGGAATTGGTAAAACACAACTTGG GATTCAGCTAGCAGTCAATGTCCAAATTCCTGTTCAATATGGTGGTCTTGGTGGAAAGGCAGTTTACATAG ATACAGAAGGCAGCTTCATGGTTGAACGTGCACACCAAATTATTGAAGGATGCATTGctgatttatttgaaaaatttgaGCATAGGAAGCAGTCTTTAGTGTGCCCATACATATTGCAACCTAACAGCTTCCTGGCTAATATATTCTACTTCCGCGTCTGCAGTTATACTGAGCAAATTGCAGCTGTTAACTATTTGGAGAAATTTCTTGAAGAACATAAAGAT GTGAAGATAATTGTTGTGGACAGCATCACTTTTCATTTTCGTCGAGATTTTGATGATTTGGCTATGAGAACTAGAGTACTTGGAGGGATGTCATCGAAGCTGATGCGATTTACAAAGAAGCATAACTTGGCT GTTGTTTTGCTGAATCAAGTTACAACAAAGTTTGTGGATGGCTCATTTCAGTTGACTCTTGCTCTTG GTGATAGTTGGTCTCATGCATGCACCAATCGGATCATTCTATACTGGAATGGTAATGAACGACACGCATATATCGATAAGTCTCCATCTCTTCGATCAGCCTCCGCACCCTTCCAGGTTACAAGTAAAGGTATTCGAAATGTCACTTCAAATTGCAAGCGTGTCAGGATGATGTGA
- the LOC121992791 gene encoding uncharacterized membrane protein At4g09580-like, whose amino-acid sequence MGRNSKFPLSRCEVAAAVGVVASLGLGLAAVYFSMPSSDYSFLKLPRTLEDIQDLRDNLESYTSDYTIQVLVGYCTVYIFMQTFMIPGTIFMSLLAGALFGVVRGVALVVFAATAGASSCYFLSYLIGRPLVFSLWPDKLSFFQKQVARRREKLLNYMLFLRVTPTLPNTFINVASPIVDVPYHIFFLATIIGLIPAAYVTVRAGIAIGELRSVADLYDFQAIATLFLIGIVSVTPTLISRSQAQDNA is encoded by the exons ATGGGGCGGAATTCCAAGTTCCCCTTGTCGAGATGCGAGGTGGCGGCGGCTGTCGGCGTTGTGGCCAGCCTGGGATTGGGCTTGGCGGCCGTCTACTTTTCCATGCCGTCCTCCGACTACAGTTTCCTCAAATTGCCCCGCACGCTTGAAGATATCCAGGATTTGAG GGACAATCTTGAGAGTTATACAAGTGACTACACCATACAGGTTCTAGTGGGCTACTGCACAGTCTACATTTTTATGCAAACTTTCATGATTCCAGGGACAATTTTTATGTCTCTTCTAGCCGGTGCACTTTTTGGAGTTGTGCGTGGTGTAGCCCTGGTTGTCTTTGCGGCAACAGCCGGTGCATCCTCATGCTATTTCCTGTCATATTTAATAGGACGGCCCTTGGTCTTCTCATTGTGGCCAGACaagctaagtttctttcaaaAACAG GTGGCTAGAAGAAGAGAGAAGCTGTTAAATTACATGCTTTTTCTCAGAGTTACTCCAACACTGCCAAATACTTTCATCAATGTCGCTTCACCCATTGTTGATGTCCCTTATCACATCTTCTTCCTGGCTACCATCATCGGGCTAATTCCAGCTGCTTATGTCACAGTCAGG GCTGGAATTGCTATCGGAGAGCTTCGATCGGTAGCAGACCTTTACGATTTCCAAGCAATAGCAACACTATTCTTAATTGGGATTGTTTCAGTGACCCCCACCCTGATAAGCAGAAGTCAAGCCCAAGATAATGCATAG